Within Thermococcus indicus, the genomic segment ATACGCCTCCGAGGAGTTCAGGGGAGTCTTCAACGCCGCCGATGTCATAATCGCCAAGGGACAGGCCAACTTTGAGACCCTGAGCGACCTGAGGGACCGTAGGGTGTTTTTCCTCCTCAAGGCCAAGTGCCCTCCAATCGCCCGCGAGCTTGGTGTCGAGGGGGGCTCACTGCTCTGTGTGAGGGGCGGAAAAATAGACGATTGACGATATTATCTTTGACGAATGTCTATTAGAAACCTTTTTATATTTTCAAGTGGTATATACTCATGGTGATATCTGTGACAACGGTAATTCGGAAAGATGCGGAAAGGTTTTTGAGGGAGTTAAAGGCCCATTACGGCGATGCCTGGAGGATGCCACGCAGTAACTACCTGTCCAAGCCAGATTTTGTTGTGGTAGACCCCAAGAGCGGCAAAAAGACAAAAGTAAGCTTCGTTTCCCTTGACGATGGTGAAGTCGTCGGCGTCGTTTATGACGACCTTGGCTGAACTTTCGCTTTTTGACTGATTGTGTCTATTCTGTTCTGGCCGTTGGAAACCATTAAATACTTCCATATCGTAAATT encodes:
- a CDS encoding ARMT1-like domain-containing protein, with the protein product MLEFIRGRFPDLRIYVAAKDGPIINDATVGDLLEAGFDRFAEVISTGSRLPGTPLEYASEEFRGVFNAADVIIAKGQANFETLSDLRDRRVFFLLKAKCPPIARELGVEGGSLLCVRGGKIDD